The Alphaproteobacteria bacterium genome contains the following window.
GCAATGTTGACCAAGCGCGAACGTCAAATTCTGGACATGGTTCTGGCAGGCCAGCCCAGCAAGAACATAGCCGCGGATTTGGGCATCAGCCAGCGCACGGTCGAGAATCATCGCGCCTCGATCATGAAGAAGACAGATACAAAATCACTTCCTGCGCTGGCCAGACTGGCGTTCATTGCCGCCCCCCCCCAAAGGGAAAACGCTAGCCTGAAGCATTCAGGAATAGCTGAGTAGTTTCCGGCGCTATCGATTCGCTAGTTTCATGCGTTACTCTGCATCAGATGAATTAGATGTCTGAACGGTCGCCGATCAAGTTCGGCGCATGCTGGGGCCTCACCCCGGCGCTGCAAAAACCAAGCGTCATTGAAAAAATCAAATCAATATCGGTGACGCGAGGCGGCGATCTAGCGGCTTGGTTCGGCATCTCTTGCAGCCTGATAGGAGCGCCTCCATGTCACTTGGAACAATCTTGCTTATCGTTCTGATCCTGCTTCTAATCGGCGCTTTGCCGCGTTGGCGGCACAGCGCGAAATGGGGCTACTTTCCAAGCGGCGGAATGGGCATCGTTCTCGTCATCGTTTTTGTTTTGCTGCTTACGGGGCGAATCTAGTTGGATGCGCCGTGCGAATGCCCCACGCAATGTGGGAAATGTTGGAATGTTCCAAAAATTATGCTGCACGATTTTCAACGCAGCAATTTAGGAGTGTCATTATGAAGACGCACATGAAGGCAAGAATTCTTTTCGCCACGCCACTTTTGTTAGGTGGATTGGCCGCATGCAACGGCACTCCGGCAAACGGATATATCCCTGGCAGCGTCTACCAGCTTGAACAGCTGAACAAGACGACGGCGACAGGATCTCCGTTCACGCAGGCGCTGGCAAACAATTATCGCGTCTTTGCTCAGGATGAAAAAGACGAGTACGACTGGTTTGGACAGAAGATATTCGCCACAAAGGGGCTTATTGCCGCATCTGGAAAGGCGCCTCCGCCGGAAGAGCTTGGCGAATGGCCGGTTTCTGACCCGGTTGCCGCCAACGATTTGAAGATGGCGCGCGGTCGTCTGGTGCATATGCTGAGCGGCCCTGCGCCCTCTCAGTATCCGGTATGGAGCGCTTCCGCTCAGACCAACTTCGATTGCTGGCTTCACGAGCAGTATGAGGGTTGGGAATTCGACAAAATCGCTTTGTGCCGCGGCGACTTCATGAAAGCGATGGGGCAAATCGAATCGCCGCCCAGGGTCGCCCAGGCGCAACCAGCACCGGCCAAGGCGGCGCCTCCTCCCGCTCCCTATCTGGTCTTCTTCGATTTCGACAAGACGGAACTGTTGCCTGAAGCCCGCCAGATCATTGCAAATGCCGCGAAAGCGATCGCAGCGGGCAAGGTCGTCAGGATCAGGGTTATCGGATTTACCGATACGTCTGGATCGAACGACTACAACAACAAGCTGTCGATGAGACGCGCAGATGCCGTGAAGCAGGAGCTGATCCGCGATGGCGTTGCCGTCAATGGCATTAGCGTCGATGGCAAGGGTGAAGGCGATCTGCTTATGCAAACGCCAGATGGCGTGCGTGAACCGCAAAACCGCCGCGCTTCCATCGAGTTGTTGAACTAGCAGGCAAACACTCTGCTTGTCTTGGGAGTGTCGGACATGCACCGACATTTCCAGGCAAGTTAGAGTAGATTCCGAGCCTATCAAGACATACAGCCCGGCAATAAAGTAAGACAGACTAACGCCACCTGAGCGGTTGGCTATTGCCATCGAGAGAGCTGTCATTTTTGCGATGCTCATGATGCGTCACCCGAAAATTCAACAAGACGCTTTCTCGCCTTCACGGCTGCCACCCTCGTCATAGGAGAGCTTTTATGAACCGTTTCATTCATTCCCTAGCACTTGTTGCTACGCTGGCGGCGTTGACCGCCTGTGGTTCGTCAACGGGCGATCGCGCCATAAGCGGCGGCGGCATCGGCGCCGGCGTTGGTGCGCTTGGCGGCTTTCTCGTCGGAGCCCCCATTGAAGGCGCGCTGATCGGCGGCGCGGTCGGCGCCGGAACCGGCGCGCTCACGAACGAGAATCAAATCAATCTCGGAAAGCCGATTTGGCGATAAGCCTAACAACTAATCCACCGTCAACATTTTCAGGTTATGGAGAACAACATGTTTCAGTCAGTAAAAGTTATACGGGCGCTAGCCGCGTCACTCGTACTTGTCGCAGCTGCAGGCTGTTCCGAGCAAGCGTCGTCGCCGCCGCCGCGCGCCGCATCCGCCGCTCCCATGTCCAACGATCCAGAGTTGGCAGGCGCTTGGTATCAGATATTCTTTGACACCAACAAGACGGATATCGATTCCAGGGGCCAGATGGTCATTAAGAATGTGGCCCATGTCGCGACCAACAACAGCATGACCCGCGTGACAGTTATCGGAAAGGCCGATCGCGTTGGCGACGCCGCATCAAATATCGCCTTGTCGCAGCGACGCGCCGACCAGGTGCGCGATGCGTTGATTGCAGCCGGGGTCCCGGCAGAGCATATCGACACGCGATGGACTGGGGAAACCAGTCAGAAAGTTTCAACTGTCGATGAAGCGGCCGAGCAACGCAATCGCGTCGTCGATGTCACTG
Protein-coding sequences here:
- a CDS encoding OmpA family protein: MENNMFQSVKVIRALAASLVLVAAAGCSEQASSPPPRAASAAPMSNDPELAGAWYQIFFDTNKTDIDSRGQMVIKNVAHVATNNSMTRVTVIGKADRVGDAASNIALSQRRADQVRDALIAAGVPAEHIDTRWTGETSQKVSTVDEAAEQRNRVVDVTVIKLLPRKQ
- a CDS encoding DUF3309 domain-containing protein, which codes for MSLGTILLIVLILLLIGALPRWRHSAKWGYFPSGGMGIVLVIVFVLLLTGRI
- a CDS encoding OmpA family protein, which codes for MWEMLECSKNYAARFSTQQFRSVIMKTHMKARILFATPLLLGGLAACNGTPANGYIPGSVYQLEQLNKTTATGSPFTQALANNYRVFAQDEKDEYDWFGQKIFATKGLIAASGKAPPPEELGEWPVSDPVAANDLKMARGRLVHMLSGPAPSQYPVWSASAQTNFDCWLHEQYEGWEFDKIALCRGDFMKAMGQIESPPRVAQAQPAPAKAAPPPAPYLVFFDFDKTELLPEARQIIANAAKAIAAGKVVRIRVIGFTDTSGSNDYNNKLSMRRADAVKQELIRDGVAVNGISVDGKGEGDLLMQTPDGVREPQNRRASIELLN